The sequence TCTACCCCTGAGCTACGAGCTCGCGAACGCTGATTATACAACAATCATGCTGGGCCCAGCCTAATCTTTACGCCGCTTCGCTTTCTGCAGTTCGAGCTGGGCGTGGATCCGCGAGAGATTCTCCCTGGCTGCAGACGCTAACCCGGGAAACTCCGGACCAGGGGGCAGCCGCAAGGCCTCTTGGAATTGCGCCTCAGCCCCCAGGAAGTTGCCTTGCTCTGCCAAAACAGCGCCCAGGTTGTTGTGGATGTCCGCATAGCCGGGCGCGGCCTTCAGGGCGCGACGGTAATACGCCCCGGCCTGCGCGAAGCTGCCGCGACTCTGATGGAGGAGGCCCAGAGCTGCGAGAGCGGTCGGGTCATCTTCGCACACCCTCAAGGAATGTCCGAACAGGGTCGCATCGTCGCGCCAATATCGGACTTGCAGGCTGGCCGCCACCATCAATATCGCGACCAGCCCTGCAGCCGCCAACGCCGGCCCGCGGGCGCGGCGGTCCGGGGTTCGCGGGATCGCCCAAGCGACCATGACGGCCAATCCGATGACGGGCACGTAGGCATAACGGTCGGCCATGGACTGCATGCCCACCTGGAGGAGGCCCAGCATCGGGAAGAGCGCGGCCAGGAACCAGAGCCAGCCCACGAGCAGATACGGCCGCGCACGTCTAAGCTTGACCGCGGCCGAGCTTATGCCGACGAGCAGAAGGGCGCAACCCAGGCCCTTCCAGAGGTCCAGACCGCGCGGGTATGGATAGAACTCCGATAGGCCGCTGGGCCAGACGGCCTTGCTCAGGTAAGAGGCGGCGAAGATGCACGCGTTGTTCAACCGGTCGATGAATGGCAGTTGGTTCAGGGCGATGAGCTGGACGCGCGCGAGGGTTATGGCGGCTGCGGCGGCGGCCAACGCGAATAGCGGCAACTTCTCAAGCACCAAGCGCCGCCAGCCTTTGTGGAGGCGCTGCAGCGGCCAGTAGTCGAGCAGCAAGAACAGGCCAGGCAGGATCACGGCCGTAGCTTTGGACATCAGCGCCGCCGCGAAACAAAGCGACATCCCGACGTAGCGGCCCGGCGAAGCCCGCCGGACAT comes from Elusimicrobiota bacterium and encodes:
- a CDS encoding tetratricopeptide repeat protein; amino-acid sequence: MRPSQLPDGLDLSALHRAFTTTVQGNWHPLTLVSHMIDVRLFGLRPAGHHLANLLFHACNVLLLFLLMLRMTSDTWRSALVAAVFSIHPLQVESVAWVAERKNMLSAFFCLLSMWHYAAYVRRASPGRYVGMSLCFAAALMSKATAVILPGLFLLLDYWPLQRLHKGWRRLVLEKLPLFALAAAAAAITLARVQLIALNQLPFIDRLNNACIFAASYLSKAVWPSGLSEFYPYPRGLDLWKGLGCALLLVGISSAAVKLRRARPYLLVGWLWFLAALFPMLGLLQVGMQSMADRYAYVPVIGLAVMVAWAIPRTPDRRARGPALAAAGLVAILMVAASLQVRYWRDDATLFGHSLRVCEDDPTALAALGLLHQSRGSFAQAGAYYRRALKAAPGYADIHNNLGAVLAEQGNFLGAEAQFQEALRLPPGPEFPGLASAARENLSRIHAQLELQKAKRRKD